Proteins encoded in a region of the Oncorhynchus clarkii lewisi isolate Uvic-CL-2024 chromosome 18, UVic_Ocla_1.0, whole genome shotgun sequence genome:
- the LOC139372560 gene encoding acyl-coenzyme A thioesterase 1-like, giving the protein MSKVCLQILPNAKCLFDEPVQLKVDRLKPRQRVDLRAEVTDDKGIVFRSSATYEANCSGTIDLTTASSLGGSYTGVEPMGLLWSLKPNNLYTKFVKKVVSVPCLVNFSVHSKDSPGVLAEVINERSLLAEGVRRIPVKEGKLRGVLFVPPEIGPHPAVLDLYTYGRGLSEARASLLANRGFVVFTMSLYGADDNPKNVTKIHLEYFEEAIQFLKNQPQVCGSGLGLLSLSKSGDLALSIATFLPGIAATVWINGCNANAMIPLHYKGTVIPPLMLDTKRVFATKSGALNVKYVINDPMAEENQATLIPIERANGRFLFVAAEDDQNWDSCYFANQAMHQLKHHGKDNYESVFYPGAGHYLETPYMPFCPASIHGVIGKPVVWGGVPRSHAAAEVDLWRRIQEFFRTNLANDSNLSKAKL; this is encoded by the exons ATGTCTAAAGTGTGTTTACAGATTCTTCCCAATGCCAAGTGCTTATTCGATGAGCCAGTGCAGTTGAAAGTTGACAGGCTGAAACCAAGACAGCGGGTGGATCTGAGGGCAGAAGTAACAGATGACAAAGGCATTGTATTCAGGTCCTCAGCTACCTATGAGGCCAACTGCAGTGGAACGATTGATCTAACAACTGCGTCATCACTAGGTGGCAGTTACACTGGAGTAGAACCTATGGGGCTTTTGTGGTCTCTGAAACCAAACAACTTATACACTAAGTTTGTTAAGAAGGTTGTATCAGTGCCTTGCCTTGTCAACTTCAGTGTACATTCCAAGGATAGTCCAGGAGTACTGGCTGAAGTAATCAATGAAAGAAGTCTGCTTGCAGAGGGAGTAAGAAGAATTCCTGTCAAAGAGGGGAAGCTTCGTGGCGTTCTATTTGTACCTCCTG AAATAGGTCCACACCCAGCTGTTTTAGACCTATACACATATGGAAGAGGTCTATCTGAAGCTAGAGCTTCTCTTCTTGCCAACAGAGGTTTTGTGGTCTTTACCATGTCATTATATGGGGCTGATGACAATCCTAAAAACGTGACCAAGATCCACCTGGAGTATTTTGAGGAGGCGATTCAGTTCTTGAAAAATCAGCCGCAG GTTTGCGGCTCTGGATTAGGTTTGTTGTCACTGTCCAAAAGTGGTGATCTAGCACTGTCCATTGCCACTTTTCTGCCAGGCATTGCTGCTACCGTATGGATCAATGGTTGCAATGCCAATGCCATGATTCCTCTTCACTACAAAGGCACAGTCATACCTCCCCTAATGCTTGATACCAAAAGAGTCTTTGCTACCAAGTCCGGGGCCTTAAATGTGAAATATGTTATTAATGACCCCATGGCAGAGGAGAATCAGGCAACGCTCATCCCAATTGAGAGAGCCAATGGAAGGTTTCTCTTTGTTGCTGCAGAGGATGACCAAAACTGGGACAGTTGTTATTTTGCAAATCAGGCAATGCATCAACTAAAGCATCATGGGAAGGATAATTACGAGTCAGTATTTTACCCTGGAGCAGGACACTACTTAGAGACACCCTACATGCCCTTCTGCCCGGCCAGTATTCATGGTGTTATTGGAAAGCCTGTTGTGTGGGGAGGTGTGCCCAGGTCCCACGCAGCAGCAGAGGTCGACCTTTGGAGGAGGATTCAGGAGTTCTTTAGAACTAACCTGGCAAATGATAGCAACTTGAGTAAAGCCAAGTTATAA